In Paenibacillus sp. FSL M7-0420, a single genomic region encodes these proteins:
- the yajC gene encoding preprotein translocase subunit YajC, producing the protein MSQFYMAAGSGGGGGSILGLVGPFVLMFVVFYFLLIRPQQKKTKARNGMLKALKKGDKVVTIGGLHGTIMEISDDIVILRVNDVTRLTFDRGSISHAVVEVEDKM; encoded by the coding sequence ATGTCACAGTTTTATATGGCAGCAGGTTCAGGCGGCGGCGGAGGCAGTATTCTGGGTCTTGTAGGCCCTTTTGTACTGATGTTTGTCGTGTTCTACTTCCTGCTGATTCGTCCGCAGCAGAAGAAGACCAAGGCACGTAACGGAATGCTCAAAGCGCTCAAGAAGGGCGATAAGGTCGTTACCATCGGCGGTCTGCACGGAACGATCATGGAGATTTCGGATGACATCGTTATTCTGCGGGTTAATGATGTGACCCGATTGACGTTTGACCGGGGCTCGATCAGTCACGCAGTTGTGGAAGTAGAAGACAAGATGTAA
- a CDS encoding serpin family protein, which translates to MGRRLSALILTVLLLGGCSEGGSGMNYAERQAAAAELGSRLTDSSNRLGVKLFSQLWKQGSGNLTISPYSVAAALALAYNGSAGETAEELGKLLGYAPDERQKLNTGHQLLMKLMSHGGTGGELKIANSVWGMKGLTLRRDYLKTGEDFYDAQIKTTDLSAEKSVKEINGWVADHTGDKIQEMLTEPPGPQAVAVLVNALYFQGAWTDVFEEQATKQADFYPPDGPAVQVMMMKRSGMFEYAAHDGWQAVKLPYGEGELEMVVVLPGEPSSLAELVGHLEQGTLLLDKGFSSSRGTLWLPRFTASYGTELSKVLQTLGVKLAFDPSRGDFSLLADLDSPIYFEQVIHKTYIDVNERGTEAAASTVIDMRAGSAPPVDAPFEMNVNRPFLFMIRDTQTGVVLFLGAIENPQLTD; encoded by the coding sequence ATGGGCAGAAGATTATCCGCACTTATACTAACCGTGCTGCTCTTGGGCGGCTGCAGTGAAGGAGGTTCGGGCATGAATTATGCGGAGAGACAGGCTGCCGCAGCAGAGCTCGGTTCGCGTCTGACGGACAGCAGCAACCGGCTGGGTGTGAAGCTGTTCAGCCAGTTATGGAAGCAAGGGAGCGGGAACCTGACGATATCCCCGTACAGTGTTGCTGCCGCTCTGGCCCTGGCCTATAACGGCAGTGCCGGAGAGACGGCAGAGGAGCTGGGGAAGCTGCTGGGCTATGCGCCGGATGAACGGCAGAAGCTGAATACCGGCCATCAGTTATTAATGAAGCTCATGAGTCATGGAGGAACGGGCGGGGAGCTGAAGATCGCGAATTCGGTCTGGGGTATGAAGGGTCTGACGCTGCGCAGGGACTATCTCAAGACCGGTGAGGATTTCTATGACGCGCAGATTAAGACTACGGACCTGTCGGCAGAGAAGTCTGTGAAGGAGATTAACGGATGGGTGGCAGACCATACGGGGGACAAGATTCAGGAGATGCTCACGGAGCCGCCAGGACCGCAGGCTGTTGCCGTCCTTGTCAATGCGCTGTATTTCCAAGGTGCCTGGACGGATGTGTTCGAGGAACAGGCTACGAAGCAGGCGGACTTTTATCCTCCGGACGGACCGGCAGTGCAGGTGATGATGATGAAGCGGAGCGGTATGTTCGAGTATGCAGCTCATGACGGTTGGCAGGCGGTTAAGCTTCCCTACGGAGAGGGAGAGCTGGAGATGGTCGTGGTCCTTCCGGGTGAGCCATCTTCTCTCGCGGAGCTTGTGGGTCATCTGGAGCAGGGGACTCTGCTACTGGATAAGGGTTTCTCCAGTTCCCGGGGGACGCTCTGGCTGCCAAGGTTCACGGCCAGCTATGGCACAGAACTCTCCAAGGTCCTGCAGACACTGGGTGTGAAGCTGGCCTTTGATCCGAGCCGGGGGGATTTCTCCCTGCTGGCAGATTTGGACAGCCCGATCTACTTCGAGCAGGTCATCCACAAAACATATATCGATGTGAACGAGCGGGGAACGGAGGCGGCGGCTTCCACTGTCATTGATATGCGCGCCGGATCAGCGCCCCCTGTAGATGCGCCCTTTGAAATGAATGTCAACCGGCCGTTCCTGTTCATGATCAGGGATACGCAGACCGGGGTCGTGCTGTTCCTTGGAGCAATTGAGAATCCGCAGCTCACGGATTAG
- a CDS encoding BofC C-terminal domain-containing protein produces MNAFRLKKQLWRRWRRWKKAPWVGAACLVLTLLAWRGMQVPEEISTLLKSSSFLSGSAGRNLEPGSSLPAVAAVYNHTDDDAEVDAAVMNSQELLKAVGKEAISRTVHLKTLYVAGEEVQTLPGKQTPAQLKELIVRHAGWSGWLSREGDLWLEQRVNDLSPLTKKEAYFGVDEQGNLTLFQGPPEAERVMKTFFQMDMGSIKSSLPKGIWEQLHQGIRVQDLEEYNSVLSTFSDYARDSSEQVMHAE; encoded by the coding sequence GTGAATGCTTTTCGCCTGAAAAAACAATTGTGGCGGCGGTGGAGACGCTGGAAAAAAGCTCCCTGGGTTGGTGCGGCATGCCTCGTACTGACGTTGCTCGCCTGGCGCGGCATGCAGGTTCCGGAAGAGATCAGTACGCTGCTTAAATCTTCGTCATTCCTGAGCGGAAGCGCAGGGCGGAATCTGGAACCCGGAAGCAGCTTACCGGCTGTAGCCGCCGTATATAACCATACAGACGATGATGCCGAAGTGGATGCTGCCGTGATGAATAGTCAAGAGCTGCTGAAGGCTGTGGGCAAGGAAGCCATTAGCAGAACGGTGCATCTCAAGACCCTCTATGTAGCTGGTGAAGAGGTGCAGACCCTGCCCGGCAAGCAGACCCCGGCCCAGCTTAAGGAGCTTATAGTCCGGCATGCGGGCTGGAGCGGCTGGCTCAGCCGGGAAGGGGATCTATGGCTGGAGCAGCGGGTCAATGATCTGTCGCCGCTGACCAAGAAGGAAGCCTACTTCGGAGTGGACGAGCAGGGCAACCTGACCTTGTTCCAAGGCCCGCCCGAAGCGGAGCGGGTGATGAAGACCTTTTTCCAGATGGACATGGGCTCCATCAAATCCTCTCTGCCCAAGGGCATCTGGGAGCAGCTTCATCAGGGCATCCGGGTGCAGGATCTGGAGGAGTACAACAGCGTGCTCTCCACCTTCAGCGACTATGCGCGTGATTCCTCTGAACAGGTGATGCATGCGGAGTGA
- the tgt gene encoding tRNA guanosine(34) transglycosylase Tgt, whose amino-acid sequence MAAITYEHIKTCKQSGARLGRVHTPHGIIETPTFMPVGTQATVKTMSPEELKQMEAQIILSNTYHLFLRPGHEIIGEAGGLHKFMNWDRPILTDSGGFQVFSLSDMRKITEEGVHFRSHLNGDKKFLSPEVAMEVQNALGSDIMMAFDECPPYPAEYEYVKKSLERTTRWAERCLRSHARPNDQGLFAIVQGGMHEDLRRQSAADLTSMDFPGYAIGGLSVGESKQLMYEVLDYTVPLLPQGKPRYLMGVGSPDALLEGSIRGIDMFDCVLPTRIARNGTTMTSQGRLVVRNAQYARDFGPLDPECTCYTCRNYSRAYLRHLIKADETFGLRLTTYHNLHFLLELMRKVREAIMEDRLLDFRDEFFAQYGLYDNLKGF is encoded by the coding sequence ATGGCAGCAATCACTTACGAACACATTAAGACCTGTAAGCAATCCGGGGCACGGCTCGGAAGAGTCCACACCCCGCACGGAATTATTGAGACACCGACCTTCATGCCGGTGGGCACCCAGGCTACTGTCAAGACGATGAGTCCTGAAGAGCTTAAGCAGATGGAAGCACAGATTATTCTGAGTAATACGTACCATCTGTTCCTTCGTCCGGGTCATGAGATCATCGGCGAAGCGGGCGGCCTGCATAAGTTCATGAACTGGGACCGCCCGATCTTGACCGACAGCGGCGGCTTCCAGGTATTCTCCCTGAGCGACATGCGTAAGATCACCGAAGAAGGGGTTCATTTCCGCTCCCATCTGAACGGGGACAAGAAGTTTCTGTCTCCCGAAGTCGCTATGGAGGTCCAGAATGCGCTCGGCTCCGATATTATGATGGCCTTCGATGAATGCCCGCCTTATCCGGCTGAATATGAGTATGTGAAGAAATCGCTCGAACGTACCACCCGCTGGGCCGAACGCTGCCTCCGAAGCCATGCCCGTCCGAATGACCAGGGACTGTTCGCTATCGTACAGGGAGGCATGCATGAGGATCTCCGCCGCCAGAGCGCGGCTGATTTGACTTCCATGGATTTCCCGGGGTATGCTATTGGGGGACTCAGCGTCGGAGAGTCCAAGCAGCTTATGTATGAAGTGCTGGATTACACGGTTCCGCTGCTGCCGCAAGGGAAACCGCGCTATTTGATGGGCGTAGGTTCACCCGATGCGCTGCTGGAAGGGTCAATCCGCGGAATAGACATGTTCGACTGTGTTCTGCCTACCCGTATTGCCCGTAATGGAACAACAATGACCAGTCAGGGGAGACTCGTCGTGCGTAACGCCCAGTATGCCCGTGATTTCGGGCCGCTGGACCCGGAGTGTACCTGTTACACCTGCCGGAACTATTCCCGTGCTTATCTGCGTCATCTGATTAAGGCCGACGAAACCTTCGGCTTGCGGCTGACAACGTACCATAACTTACACTTCCTGCTGGAATTGATGCGTAAAGTGCGTGAAGCCATCATGGAAGATCGGCTGCTTGATTTTCGCGATGAGTTTTTTGCACAATACGGATTATATGATAATCTAAAAGGCTTCTAG
- the ruvC gene encoding crossover junction endodeoxyribonuclease RuvC encodes MRILGIDPGLAIVGFGFVDKVGNKLTPVQYGCIQTEAHTPEEERLLHVYEGMVQLIDKYKPDAVAVEKLFFSRNVTTALPVAQARGVLILAAVQRGLPVAEYTPMMVKQAVVGYGKAEKKQVQEMVKLLLKLTAVPKPDDVADALAVAVCHAHSVSLNSKLNEVLRK; translated from the coding sequence TTGCGCATTTTGGGGATTGACCCGGGGCTGGCGATTGTCGGCTTTGGCTTTGTCGATAAGGTCGGCAACAAATTAACACCGGTCCAATACGGCTGCATCCAGACAGAGGCACATACCCCGGAAGAAGAGCGTCTGCTGCATGTCTATGAAGGCATGGTGCAGCTGATTGATAAATATAAGCCGGACGCGGTAGCGGTAGAGAAACTGTTCTTCAGCCGCAATGTGACCACGGCTCTGCCGGTGGCGCAGGCACGCGGGGTGCTGATTCTGGCAGCCGTGCAGCGCGGGCTTCCGGTGGCGGAATACACCCCGATGATGGTGAAGCAGGCTGTAGTCGGTTACGGCAAGGCGGAGAAGAAGCAGGTGCAGGAGATGGTTAAGCTGCTGCTGAAGCTGACGGCTGTGCCGAAGCCCGATGATGTGGCGGATGCGCTGGCGGTGGCGGTATGCCATGCCCATTCTGTGAGTCTTAATTCCAAATTAAATGAGGTATTGCGAAAATGA
- a CDS encoding SpoIID/LytB domain-containing protein yields MKLAKWTTTGIGLLGRGALAALLAAGSLLIPADHARADSGGSIRVALYADIGSKYKSTVPLVTLQSEQSFSLLPAAGGSPLLSVPAQNKVRVSLDGFRVKVLETPSWQSAADAAKKLQSSSNKPQIFMAARGGAKVYQLYTGGYASESAANNGLNAVLKAGLAIPEGQTPAVAGTKHLSAGSYATLEEAQAVVSSLTTAGLDAWPVFISGEGGSARTEVWVGEASSDSELAAVSASAAALLPQLALTPVAPGAPGVMIRMDAGLDFNSEVQAFHYLLSGSDAKFILSGNDKGIMLTERSKRIYRGDMELGNLNGSLSVINVVPLEQYLYAVVGGEVSSGWPEEALKAQAVAARSYALSQGNRFDVANVVDTTLSQVYNGISAEAPTIIKAVDATAGEVLQSGGKVVEAVFSSNSGGVTADPSEVWNSGGNYTSVASAEDVAAVGSAKKWYYVLLDNGVSGYAREDNIKLTGSKTAAGLPIATATAKDVNIRPLPVVDSSAAPAGKLNPGQNAVVLNQVYESGSYSWIKGPYSSAELLKSLAGKTSGTLPSSITTLEVTRRGPSGRAVEVKANGQILQVKYPDLFRSSFGGLPSTLFDIVPAGSYTVLGADGSTAAIGSTSPAGVLSASGQVTSSGSGTVVMGADQNSRVVTGSPGFYFIGWGYGHGLGMSQWGVKGMADKGYDYKQILQHYFNNVTIIKN; encoded by the coding sequence ATGAAACTTGCGAAGTGGACAACAACAGGAATCGGGCTGCTGGGCCGGGGGGCGCTGGCTGCATTGCTTGCGGCAGGCAGTCTGCTCATTCCGGCTGATCACGCCCGTGCCGATTCCGGCGGGTCGATCCGGGTTGCACTGTATGCCGATATTGGCAGCAAATATAAATCTACCGTACCGCTGGTAACCCTGCAGTCCGAGCAGAGCTTCAGCCTGCTTCCGGCAGCCGGCGGCAGCCCGCTATTGTCGGTTCCGGCCCAGAACAAGGTCCGTGTCAGTCTCGACGGGTTCCGGGTGAAGGTGCTGGAGACGCCAAGCTGGCAGAGCGCTGCGGATGCGGCGAAGAAGCTCCAGTCTTCTTCCAATAAGCCGCAGATCTTCATGGCTGCCAGAGGCGGCGCCAAGGTATATCAGCTATATACCGGAGGCTATGCCAGTGAGAGTGCAGCCAATAACGGGCTGAACGCAGTCCTCAAGGCCGGTCTGGCGATTCCTGAGGGGCAGACCCCTGCGGTGGCCGGAACCAAGCATCTGTCTGCGGGCTCCTACGCTACACTTGAGGAAGCCCAGGCGGTAGTCAGCAGCCTGACCACTGCCGGCTTAGATGCCTGGCCGGTATTCATATCCGGTGAGGGCGGCAGTGCGCGTACCGAGGTATGGGTAGGAGAGGCGTCAAGTGACAGCGAGCTTGCGGCGGTCTCTGCTTCGGCAGCTGCGCTGCTTCCTCAGCTTGCTCTGACGCCTGTGGCGCCGGGTGCACCCGGCGTAATGATCCGCATGGACGCAGGGCTCGATTTCAACAGCGAAGTCCAGGCCTTTCATTATCTGTTATCCGGAAGTGACGCGAAGTTCATCTTGTCCGGCAATGATAAGGGAATTATGCTTACAGAAAGGTCCAAGCGGATCTACCGCGGCGATATGGAGCTTGGCAACCTGAATGGTTCATTGTCTGTCATTAACGTGGTTCCGCTGGAGCAATATCTGTATGCGGTAGTGGGGGGAGAGGTATCCTCCGGCTGGCCGGAAGAGGCGCTGAAGGCCCAGGCTGTAGCGGCACGCAGTTACGCGTTGTCCCAGGGGAACCGCTTCGATGTTGCCAATGTGGTGGACACAACGCTCAGCCAGGTCTATAACGGAATCAGTGCAGAAGCACCCACAATCATCAAGGCGGTTGATGCAACCGCAGGTGAAGTGCTGCAGAGCGGCGGCAAGGTTGTGGAGGCGGTATTCTCCTCGAACAGCGGCGGCGTTACGGCTGATCCGTCGGAGGTATGGAACAGCGGCGGCAACTATACCAGTGTGGCCAGCGCAGAGGATGTGGCTGCGGTGGGCTCGGCTAAGAAGTGGTACTATGTACTGCTGGACAACGGCGTCTCCGGCTATGCCCGGGAAGATAACATCAAATTAACAGGCAGCAAGACAGCCGCAGGGCTCCCTATTGCCACAGCCACTGCCAAGGATGTAAATATCCGGCCGCTGCCTGTCGTTGACAGCAGTGCTGCTCCGGCAGGCAAGCTGAATCCCGGACAGAACGCCGTAGTGCTGAATCAGGTCTATGAATCCGGCAGCTACAGCTGGATCAAGGGTCCGTATTCTTCAGCCGAGCTGCTGAAGAGCCTGGCCGGCAAGACCAGCGGCACTCTGCCCTCTTCTATAACCACTCTGGAGGTTACCCGGCGCGGGCCTTCAGGAAGAGCGGTGGAGGTCAAGGCGAACGGCCAGATCCTGCAGGTGAAGTACCCGGATCTGTTCCGTTCCTCCTTCGGCGGATTGCCTAGCACCTTGTTTGATATTGTACCTGCCGGAAGTTATACTGTATTAGGCGCTGACGGCTCTACAGCTGCTATCGGCAGCACCAGCCCGGCCGGAGTGCTGTCTGCCTCGGGCCAAGTGACGTCCAGCGGCAGCGGTACGGTTGTGATGGGTGCGGATCAGAACTCCAGAGTCGTGACCGGCAGTCCGGGCTTCTATTTCATCGGCTGGGGTTATGGGCACGGACTCGGCATGTCTCAATGGGGCGTGAAGGGAATGGCCGACAAAGGGTATGATTATAAGCAAATATTGCAACACTATTTTAATAACGTTACTATAATTAAGAATTAA
- the fabV gene encoding enoyl-ACP reductase FabV, which produces MIIQPKTRGFICTTAHTEGCAGQIQEQIDYVRSQKKLTGPVNVLVIGASTGYGLASRIAAAFGAGANTIGVFFDKAAEGTRTASAGWYNSAAFEQEAAKQGLKSFSIVGDAFSNEIKTKTIELIKAEFGTVDLVVYSVASPRRTHPVTGEVFSSVIKPVGQAYSNKTMNFHTGEVSTVTIEPATEDEVRQTIAVMGGEDWGMWISQLQEAGVLADGATTVAYSYIGPKITHPIYKDGTIGQAKNHLEQTAIALNEQLSATGGRAFVSVNKALVTQSSSAIPVVPLYISALYRVMKEKELHENCIQQMYRLFADHLYNGGEAAADGSHLIRIDDWEMREDVQIEVMRRWNELETDNVPELADLAGYQDDFFHLFGFRTEGVDYDAETDPAVEIPNMV; this is translated from the coding sequence ATGATTATTCAGCCAAAAACACGCGGCTTTATCTGCACAACAGCTCACACGGAGGGATGTGCCGGACAAATACAGGAACAGATCGATTATGTACGGTCCCAAAAGAAGCTTACCGGCCCGGTGAACGTGCTGGTCATCGGCGCTTCCACAGGCTATGGACTGGCTTCACGGATTGCCGCTGCCTTTGGCGCAGGCGCGAACACCATCGGCGTCTTCTTCGACAAGGCCGCTGAAGGCACCCGCACCGCCTCCGCAGGCTGGTACAATTCTGCTGCCTTCGAGCAGGAAGCGGCCAAGCAGGGGCTGAAATCCTTCAGCATCGTCGGCGATGCCTTCTCGAATGAAATTAAGACCAAGACGATTGAGCTGATCAAGGCCGAATTCGGCACCGTTGATCTGGTCGTGTACAGCGTAGCCTCCCCGCGCCGCACCCATCCGGTAACCGGAGAAGTGTTCTCCTCGGTGATTAAGCCGGTAGGCCAAGCCTATTCGAACAAGACGATGAACTTCCACACCGGAGAGGTCTCCACCGTTACCATTGAACCGGCTACAGAGGATGAAGTCCGCCAGACCATCGCCGTGATGGGCGGGGAAGACTGGGGCATGTGGATCAGCCAGCTGCAGGAGGCCGGTGTGCTTGCAGACGGAGCAACTACCGTGGCGTACTCTTATATCGGGCCCAAGATTACGCATCCTATCTACAAGGATGGAACCATCGGCCAGGCGAAGAATCATTTGGAGCAGACCGCCATTGCCTTGAACGAGCAGCTCTCCGCCACAGGAGGCCGGGCCTTCGTATCCGTGAATAAGGCACTGGTTACCCAGTCCAGCTCGGCTATTCCGGTAGTGCCGCTGTATATCTCCGCCCTGTACAGAGTTATGAAGGAGAAGGAGCTGCACGAGAACTGCATCCAGCAGATGTACCGTCTGTTCGCCGACCATCTGTATAACGGCGGTGAAGCCGCTGCGGACGGCAGCCACCTGATCCGTATTGACGACTGGGAGATGCGCGAGGATGTGCAGATCGAGGTCATGAGACGCTGGAATGAGCTGGAGACGGATAATGTGCCTGAGCTGGCGGATCTGGCAGGCTATCAGGACGACTTCTTCCATCTGTTCGGCTTCCGTACCGAAGGCGTAGACTATGACGCTGAGACAGACCCTGCCGTAGAGATTCCTAATATGGTATAA
- the queA gene encoding tRNA preQ1(34) S-adenosylmethionine ribosyltransferase-isomerase QueA has translation MNVELYDFNLPEELIAQTPLADRSSSRLLLVDKESGQLDHGHFTDILGQFRPGDTLVLNDTRVIPARLFGVKEDTGAKAEVLLLKNLEGDRWEALVKPGKKLKTGAVIVFSEELRAVIEDEADMGGRTLRFIYQGIFQEILDRLGSMPLPPYIKETLDDRERYQTVYARHEGSAAAPTAGLHFTTELLEQIAAIGVNIVYVTLHVGLGTFRPMSAETVEEHVMHAEYFELSQAAADALNEARARGGRIIAVGTTSCRTLETVGRQCQGGPIEACSGWTDIFIYPGYEFTVVNALITNFHLPKSTLVMLVSALAGRELILAAYEEAIKQQYRFFSFGDAMFIY, from the coding sequence ATGAATGTTGAACTTTATGATTTCAATCTGCCGGAGGAGCTGATTGCCCAGACTCCGCTTGCCGACCGCAGTTCATCCAGACTGCTGCTGGTAGACAAGGAGAGCGGGCAACTGGACCACGGTCATTTCACGGATATACTGGGGCAGTTCCGCCCGGGCGATACGCTTGTACTTAATGATACACGGGTTATTCCCGCCAGACTGTTCGGAGTCAAGGAAGATACCGGAGCCAAGGCGGAGGTCCTGCTGCTTAAGAATCTCGAAGGGGACCGCTGGGAGGCGCTGGTGAAGCCTGGCAAGAAGCTGAAGACCGGAGCGGTCATTGTCTTCAGTGAAGAGCTTCGTGCCGTGATTGAAGATGAAGCAGATATGGGCGGGCGGACACTCCGCTTCATTTATCAGGGGATTTTCCAGGAGATTCTGGATAGGCTCGGCTCCATGCCGCTTCCTCCTTATATCAAGGAAACCCTGGATGACCGTGAGCGTTATCAGACTGTGTATGCCCGGCATGAAGGCTCGGCGGCAGCGCCGACAGCCGGACTGCATTTCACCACTGAGCTGCTGGAGCAGATTGCAGCCATCGGTGTGAATATCGTCTATGTCACACTACATGTCGGTCTGGGGACCTTCCGTCCGATGTCTGCCGAGACCGTGGAAGAGCATGTCATGCATGCCGAGTATTTCGAGCTGTCGCAGGCAGCAGCGGATGCTCTCAATGAAGCCAGAGCAAGAGGCGGAAGAATCATAGCTGTAGGCACCACCTCCTGCCGGACCCTGGAGACCGTAGGCAGACAATGCCAGGGCGGGCCGATTGAGGCATGCAGCGGCTGGACGGATATTTTTATCTATCCGGGTTATGAATTCACTGTCGTCAATGCACTGATCACCAATTTCCATCTGCCCAAGTCAACCTTGGTCATGCTGGTAAGCGCTTTGGCTGGCCGGGAGCTGATTCTCGCCGCATACGAAGAAGCGATTAAGCAGCAGTACCGGTTCTTCAGCTTTGGCGATGCAATGTTCATTTATTAA
- the ruvA gene encoding Holliday junction branch migration protein RuvA translates to MIDFLRGPVAHLEPEYVVLDVQGVGYRVFCPNPYAFAKTEGPVTVFIHYQTREDATLLFGFPSREEQRLFRKLIEVSGIGPRVALGILTGGTPDQLIAAIYQENITFLTKLPGIGKKTAQRMILDLKDKLDGFGGAALQTGLFAVAAEAQSKAEALPWEEARDALKALGYTDAELDRVYLKMKQEGTDAGPVDVLMKKALGLLYTAK, encoded by the coding sequence ATGATAGATTTTCTTAGAGGGCCGGTTGCCCATTTGGAGCCGGAATATGTTGTGCTGGATGTACAGGGCGTAGGGTACCGAGTATTCTGCCCGAACCCGTATGCTTTTGCCAAGACAGAGGGTCCGGTGACTGTGTTCATTCATTATCAGACCCGCGAGGATGCTACACTGCTGTTCGGATTCCCGTCGCGCGAGGAGCAGCGGCTGTTCCGCAAGCTGATTGAGGTATCGGGCATCGGCCCGCGCGTTGCGCTGGGCATTCTGACCGGCGGAACGCCGGACCAGCTGATCGCGGCCATCTATCAGGAGAATATCACCTTCCTGACGAAGCTGCCGGGGATCGGCAAGAAGACGGCGCAGCGGATGATTCTGGATCTGAAGGACAAGCTGGACGGCTTCGGCGGGGCAGCCCTGCAGACGGGATTGTTCGCAGTAGCGGCTGAAGCGCAGAGCAAGGCAGAGGCGCTGCCGTGGGAAGAAGCCAGGGATGCGCTGAAGGCGCTCGGTTACACCGATGCCGAGCTGGACAGGGTGTATCTGAAGATGAAGCAGGAAGGCACGGATGCCGGACCGGTTGATGTGCTGATGAAGAAGGCGCTGGGGCTGCTGTATACCGCCAAATAG
- the ruvB gene encoding Holliday junction branch migration DNA helicase RuvB, with amino-acid sequence MDDRIISANLMMDEQAVELSLRPRYLGEYIGQNQVKENLKIYIEAAKMRSEALDHVLLYGPPGLGKTTLANIIANELGVNLRTTSGPAIERPGDLAALLTNLQEGDVLFIDEIHRLHRTVEEVMYPAMEDFALDIMIGKGPSARSVRLDLPPFTLIGATTRAGLLSAPLRDRFGVVSRLEYYTIDELSFIVARNAELLGIEILGDAAEEIALRARGTPRIANRLLKRVRDYAQVRGDGIITPEIAAESLKMLQVDPRGLDSIDHKMLQSMISSFRGGPVGLDTIAATIGEESQTIEDVYEPYLLQIGFLQRTPRGRIVTPAAYHHLGLPLPPQPN; translated from the coding sequence ATGGATGACCGGATTATATCGGCTAATCTGATGATGGACGAGCAGGCGGTGGAATTAAGTCTGCGCCCCCGTTATCTGGGTGAATATATCGGCCAGAACCAGGTGAAAGAGAACCTGAAAATATATATAGAAGCGGCGAAGATGCGCAGTGAAGCACTGGATCATGTGCTGCTGTACGGGCCTCCGGGTCTCGGCAAGACGACGCTGGCCAATATTATTGCCAACGAGCTGGGTGTCAATCTGCGGACCACCTCCGGTCCGGCGATTGAACGGCCCGGCGATCTGGCAGCACTGCTGACGAACCTTCAGGAAGGCGATGTGCTGTTCATTGACGAGATTCACCGTCTGCACCGGACGGTGGAGGAGGTCATGTATCCGGCGATGGAGGATTTCGCGCTGGATATCATGATAGGTAAGGGGCCAAGCGCACGGTCGGTCCGGCTGGACCTGCCGCCTTTCACGCTCATTGGGGCGACGACACGTGCGGGACTGCTGTCTGCTCCGCTGCGTGACCGCTTCGGAGTGGTCAGCCGGCTGGAGTATTACACTATCGATGAACTAAGCTTCATCGTGGCGCGCAATGCTGAACTGCTGGGTATTGAGATTCTGGGCGATGCAGCGGAAGAGATTGCCCTGCGGGCCCGGGGGACACCGCGGATTGCCAACCGTCTTCTGAAGCGGGTACGCGATTACGCTCAGGTCCGGGGTGACGGGATTATCACCCCGGAGATTGCTGCCGAATCGCTGAAGATGCTCCAGGTGGACCCCCGGGGACTGGACAGCATTGACCATAAGATGCTGCAATCCATGATCAGCTCCTTCCGGGGCGGTCCTGTCGGGCTGGATACCATCGCTGCTACGATAGGTGAAGAGAGCCAGACCATTGAGGATGTATACGAGCCTTATCTGCTGCAGATCGGTTTCCTGCAGCGTACGCCGCGAGGGCGCATTGTTACGCCTGCGGCCTATCATCATCTTGGCCTTCCGCTTCCTCCGCAGCCTAACTGA